From a region of the Flavobacterium branchiarum genome:
- a CDS encoding TraG family conjugative transposon ATPase, translating to MRNVAKATTLESKFPLLAVENNCIISKDADITACFRVHLPELFTVASVEYEAIHSAWHKAIKTLPDFTVVHKQDWYIKENYAPDIAKEDQSFLAKSYQQHFNERPFLNHYCYLFLTKTTKERMRMQSNFSSLCKGVLIPKEIRDKEIIHRFMEAVAQFERIVNDSDFVKLERLSEEDIVGTSGKQGLLEQYLTLSRDEGRPLQDIALGSEEVRIGNKRLCLHTLSDTDDLPGTVSADTRYEKLSTDRSDCLLSFASPVGLLLSCNHIYNQYLFLDNSEANLQKFEKSARNMHSLARYSRANQINKEWIERYLNEAHSHGLSSIRAHFNVLAWSEDPIELKQIKNDTGSALALMECKPRHNTTDVATLYWAGMPGNAGDFPSEESFYTFIEPALCFFTEETNYQSSPSPFGIKMADRLTGKPIHLDISDLPMKKGIVTNRNKFILGPSGSGKSFFTNHMVRQYYEQGAHVLLVDTGNSYQGLCELIYGKTKGEDGVYFTYTEDNPISFNPFFTDDGIFDIEKRESIKTLILTLWKRDDEPPTRAEEVALSNAVSGYIERIKINDEYPSFNGFYEYVQRDYRKVLEEKQVREKDFDIANFLNVLEPYYKGGEYDYLLNSDKQLDLLTKRFIVFEIDAIKDHKILFPIVTIIIMEVFINKMRRLKGIRKLILIEEAWKAIAKEGMAEYIKYLFKTVRKFFGEAIVVTQEVDDIIQSPIVKESIINNSDCKILLDQRKYMNKFHDIQAMLGLTEKEKSQILSINMNNDPKRLYKEVWIGLGGTHSAVYATEVSMQEYLAYTTEETEKMEVMQLAKELDGNVELAIKRIAEERK from the coding sequence ATGAGAAATGTAGCAAAAGCCACTACGTTGGAAAGCAAGTTCCCATTATTGGCTGTGGAAAACAACTGCATCATCTCTAAAGATGCAGACATTACGGCTTGCTTTCGGGTACATTTGCCCGAACTGTTTACGGTTGCTTCCGTAGAATACGAAGCTATACATTCCGCATGGCACAAGGCGATCAAAACTTTACCGGATTTTACAGTCGTTCACAAACAAGATTGGTATATCAAAGAAAATTACGCTCCTGATATTGCAAAAGAAGATCAAAGCTTTTTAGCAAAATCGTATCAACAGCATTTTAACGAGCGTCCTTTTCTGAATCATTATTGTTACTTGTTTCTTACCAAGACCACTAAAGAACGTATGCGTATGCAAAGCAACTTTAGTTCACTTTGCAAGGGTGTGCTTATCCCTAAAGAAATAAGGGATAAGGAAATCATTCATCGCTTTATGGAAGCTGTGGCACAGTTTGAAAGGATAGTGAATGATAGCGATTTTGTAAAACTGGAACGTCTGAGCGAAGAGGATATCGTCGGAACGAGTGGCAAGCAAGGATTGCTGGAACAGTACCTCACCTTGTCAAGAGATGAGGGAAGGCCTTTACAGGACATTGCTTTGGGGTCTGAAGAAGTTCGTATAGGGAACAAAAGATTATGTTTACATACCTTATCTGATACGGATGATCTACCGGGAACAGTATCTGCTGATACGCGTTACGAAAAATTATCTACAGACCGAAGTGACTGTTTGTTGTCGTTCGCTTCTCCCGTTGGACTACTGTTAAGTTGTAATCACATCTATAATCAATACCTTTTCTTAGATAACAGCGAAGCAAACCTCCAAAAGTTCGAAAAGTCTGCAAGGAATATGCATTCACTGGCAAGGTATAGCCGTGCCAACCAGATTAACAAAGAATGGATAGAACGCTATCTCAATGAGGCTCATTCACATGGTCTGTCTTCCATTCGTGCACATTTCAATGTACTGGCATGGTCTGAGGATCCGATCGAACTAAAACAGATTAAGAATGATACCGGTAGTGCTCTGGCTTTGATGGAATGCAAACCAAGACACAATACTACTGATGTAGCAACTTTGTACTGGGCAGGAATGCCGGGCAATGCCGGGGATTTTCCTTCTGAAGAAAGTTTCTACACCTTCATAGAACCCGCGTTGTGTTTCTTCACAGAAGAAACAAATTACCAAAGTTCACCATCACCGTTCGGTATCAAGATGGCAGACAGGTTAACGGGAAAGCCAATCCATTTGGATATATCGGACTTGCCTATGAAAAAAGGTATCGTCACGAACAGAAACAAATTCATTTTGGGACCTTCAGGTTCGGGAAAATCTTTTTTTACAAACCACATGGTTCGTCAATACTATGAACAGGGGGCACATGTGCTGTTGGTTGACACAGGTAATTCCTATCAGGGATTATGTGAGCTGATCTATGGAAAAACCAAAGGTGAAGACGGTGTTTATTTCACTTATACCGAAGATAATCCTATTTCATTCAATCCATTCTTTACAGACGATGGCATATTCGATATTGAGAAGAGAGAAAGTATCAAAACCCTGATACTAACCTTATGGAAACGAGATGATGAGCCACCGACAAGAGCAGAAGAAGTAGCCTTGTCTAATGCGGTAAGCGGTTATATAGAGCGTATTAAGATCAATGATGAATATCCATCCTTTAATGGTTTTTACGAATATGTACAGAGAGACTACCGCAAAGTATTAGAAGAAAAGCAGGTTCGGGAAAAAGACTTTGACATAGCCAATTTCCTAAATGTTCTGGAACCTTACTACAAGGGAGGTGAATATGATTATCTGCTTAACTCAGACAAACAACTTGACTTGCTGACTAAACGCTTTATCGTATTTGAGATTGATGCTATAAAGGATCACAAAATTCTCTTTCCTATTGTCACGATTATCATCATGGAGGTTTTCATCAATAAGATGAGAAGGTTGAAAGGTATCCGTAAGCTCATCTTAATTGAAGAAGCTTGGAAGGCAATTGCAAAGGAAGGTATGGCTGAGTACATAAAGTATTTGTTTAAAACAGTCAGAAAGTTCTTTGGAGAGGCAATTGTAGTAACGCAGGAAGTGGACGACATCATCCAATCACCTATTGTGAAAGAATCCATTATCAATAATAGTGATTGTAAAATACTGCTCGATCAGCGAAAGTATATGAATAAATTTCATGACATCCAGGCGATGCTCGGGCTCACTGAAAAAGAAAAATCTCAGATCCTTTCTATCAATATGAACAACGACCCCAAACGCTTGTACAAAGAAGTCTGGATTGGATTGGGCGGAACGCACTCCGCCGTTTATGCTACAGAAGTAAGCATGCAGGAATATCTCGCATACACTACGGAAGAAACCGAAAAAATGGAGGTTATGCAGCTTGCTAAGGAACTCGACGGTAATGTAGAACTCGCTATAAAACGAATTGCTGAAGAGCGAAAATAG
- a CDS encoding DUF4133 domain-containing protein gives MSKYNINKGIGRTVEFKGLKAQYLFIFAGGLLGMLVLVMILYMAGVSSYVCLFIGVGGGSLIVWQTFSLNQKYGEYGLMKVGANKRHPRYIICRKPVHRYLKFTSKSVGL, from the coding sequence ATGAGTAAATACAATATTAATAAAGGCATTGGACGTACAGTCGAGTTCAAAGGATTGAAAGCACAGTATCTGTTCATTTTTGCAGGTGGCTTACTGGGTATGCTTGTTCTGGTGATGATACTGTATATGGCAGGCGTAAGTTCTTATGTGTGTCTATTTATTGGAGTTGGAGGAGGCTCTCTTATTGTCTGGCAGACATTCTCTCTGAACCAGAAGTATGGTGAATACGGATTAATGAAAGTGGGTGCCAATAAGAGGCATCCACGTTATATCATCTGCCGGAAACCCGTACATCGCTATTTAAAATTCACCTCTAAATCTGTCGGCTTATGA
- a CDS encoding DUF4134 domain-containing protein, with translation MKKQRKKVLLTGAALLSAFGVFAQGNGSAGINEATQMVTSYFDPATQLIYAIGAVVGLIGGVKVYNKFSSGDPDTSKTAASWFGACIFLIVAATILRSFFL, from the coding sequence ATGAAAAAACAAAGAAAAAAAGTGCTGCTGACAGGTGCGGCTTTGCTGTCAGCATTTGGGGTATTTGCACAGGGAAACGGTTCTGCGGGAATCAACGAAGCCACGCAAATGGTAACCTCTTATTTCGATCCCGCCACACAACTTATTTACGCCATTGGTGCCGTGGTCGGGTTAATCGGAGGTGTTAAAGTGTACAATAAATTCAGTAGTGGTGATCCTGATACAAGCAAGACTGCGGCATCATGGTTTGGAGCTTGTATCTTTTTGATCGTTGCTGCAACTATTCTTCGTTCATTCTTCCTTTAA
- a CDS encoding DUF3408 domain-containing protein, producing MKNTKQKKKATLRIDQYKTEFLQSKGVKARDSKTAYISTEFHEKLSLIVFMMGGGKLTITDYLHNVLKYHFEDFGEELTAIYNAIDKPKL from the coding sequence ATGAAAAATACAAAACAAAAAAAGAAAGCAACATTAAGAATAGATCAGTACAAAACTGAATTTCTTCAGTCGAAAGGCGTTAAGGCAAGAGATAGCAAAACAGCCTATATCAGTACAGAGTTTCACGAAAAGTTATCGCTTATCGTCTTTATGATGGGTGGAGGTAAACTGACTATTACTGATTACCTACACAATGTGCTGAAATACCATTTTGAGGATTTCGGAGAGGAACTCACAGCCATTTATAACGCAATCGACAAACCTAAATTATAG
- a CDS encoding DUF3408 domain-containing protein — MATDNKRKDFEKPDVDEEYLMNIMSGDQPVPDKPIPKSQEEIKESKPRERSRSTSTKKVDYEETFLVNRFPSGRNGKVVYIRPEYHERLIRIVQLTREDKTTLYSYIDSILEHHFKEFGDDITDYFNERYKPII; from the coding sequence ATGGCAACAGATAACAAACGAAAAGACTTTGAGAAACCGGATGTTGATGAGGAATACCTGATGAACATCATGAGCGGTGACCAGCCTGTCCCTGACAAACCAATTCCCAAATCACAAGAGGAAATAAAAGAAAGCAAACCACGTGAGCGATCTCGTTCGACTTCTACCAAAAAAGTAGATTATGAAGAAACCTTTTTAGTCAATCGCTTTCCGTCAGGGCGTAACGGTAAAGTAGTCTATATCCGTCCTGAATATCATGAAAGATTAATCCGCATTGTTCAACTCACACGGGAAGATAAAACTACTCTTTATTCATATATAGATAGTATTCTTGAACATCATTTCAAGGAATTTGGTGATGATATTACCGACTATTTCAATGAAAGATATAAACCTATTATATAA
- a CDS encoding ParA family protein produces METTKKTLKISFYTQKGGVGKSTITTLLASVLHYRLGYNVLVMDCDFPQHSLTNMRARDLKTVMENDYHKKAAMKQFQTINKKAYTIVKSKAENALENAFEQTEKSKVEPDIIFFDLPGTANTKGVLSTLKTMDFVFSPITADRLVVESTLGFTKAFLHLPETETGNKDLAIWLFWNQVDGREKTGLYDAYQNVIEELGLPIMETRIMDSKRFRKETDDTGNYVFRSSLLPAEPQLLKTTRMDAFVQEFLKIIHL; encoded by the coding sequence ATGGAAACGACAAAGAAAACTTTAAAAATCAGCTTCTACACACAAAAGGGAGGTGTAGGCAAATCAACGATCACTACGCTGTTGGCTAGTGTGCTGCACTACCGTTTAGGTTACAACGTACTAGTAATGGATTGCGACTTTCCGCAACACAGTTTAACCAATATGCGTGCGAGGGATTTAAAAACGGTCATGGAAAATGACTATCACAAGAAAGCTGCTATGAAGCAGTTTCAGACTATCAATAAGAAGGCCTACACCATCGTCAAGAGCAAAGCGGAAAACGCATTGGAAAACGCATTTGAGCAGACAGAAAAATCGAAGGTAGAGCCGGATATTATCTTTTTCGACCTTCCTGGAACTGCAAATACAAAGGGAGTATTATCGACTTTAAAAACGATGGATTTTGTGTTTTCACCGATTACGGCAGATCGACTGGTGGTAGAAAGTACATTGGGCTTTACCAAGGCCTTTCTTCACTTACCAGAAACAGAAACCGGAAACAAAGATCTGGCAATATGGTTGTTTTGGAATCAAGTAGATGGTAGGGAAAAAACAGGTTTGTACGACGCATATCAAAATGTCATAGAGGAGTTGGGATTGCCAATTATGGAAACTCGCATTATGGACAGCAAGCGTTTCCGAAAAGAAACAGACGATACAGGAAATTATGTATTCCGTTCCAGTCTGCTCCCTGCCGAACCGCAATTGCTGAAAACCACCCGCATGGATGCTTTTGTGCAGGAATTTTTAAAAATTATTCACCTGTAA
- the mobA gene encoding conjugal transfer protein MobA, producing MNENSNNKQNKGGRKPKLNPSTHRHVFRLNDEENAKLLSLFEASGISNKAKFIISLLLQREIKTVKIDVAAMDYHAQLTKLYSQFRAVGINYNQIVKILYRNFSEKKAAAYLFKLEKQTAEMATLCQQVIQLTQEFETKYLYKSEEK from the coding sequence ATGAATGAGAACAGTAACAACAAACAGAACAAAGGCGGACGTAAGCCAAAGCTAAACCCAAGCACGCACCGCCATGTTTTTCGTCTGAATGACGAAGAGAATGCGAAACTCCTGTCGCTTTTTGAAGCGTCAGGTATAAGCAACAAAGCAAAATTTATTATTTCTCTTTTACTACAACGGGAGATTAAGACGGTTAAAATTGATGTAGCTGCTATGGATTACCATGCACAACTGACCAAATTATACAGCCAGTTTAGAGCAGTTGGTATAAATTATAACCAGATAGTGAAGATACTTTATCGCAATTTTTCAGAGAAGAAAGCCGCTGCTTATCTCTTTAAATTGGAAAAGCAAACCGCAGAAATGGCGACATTATGTCAACAAGTTATCCAATTAACGCAGGAGTTTGAAACAAAATACCTATACAAAAGCGAAGAAAAATGA
- the mobB gene encoding conjugal transfer protein MobB: protein MIAKIGKGANMIGAISYNLLKVHEENGHVLLTNKIPEVLNDNYTTAFLNRYFEPYLLANNKTEKPVRHISLNPDPADKVSDEQFRNIAEQYMQEMGYGNQPYVVFKHTDIERTHIHIVTTCVQLNGAKIPDSYDHPRSMAVCRKLEQQYDLKPATEQYQSNSDRIFKSVDYTKGDIKSQIASVTRHLPKYYQYQSLGAYNALLSLFNITSEEVKGELHGQPKQGLVYFALNEYGQKASNPFKSSLFGKEAGMTQLEKHFEKSKENMKTNPAKEVLKNTIEAGMHTSNNETDFKKQLLEQGINTVVRRNDEGRIYGMTFIDHESRTVWNGSQLGKNLSANVFNKWWDEQAIENRKQTTNDNTTHSSRSSQNNTKEESETPHELFDFLNKEQPAYNEPDLIEGLGSLLPDVQDEDYEEQEFANRMKKKRKRKRGK from the coding sequence ATGATAGCAAAAATTGGAAAAGGTGCGAACATGATCGGAGCAATTTCTTACAATCTGCTTAAAGTGCACGAGGAAAATGGACATGTTTTGCTCACGAATAAGATACCCGAAGTGCTGAACGACAACTACACTACCGCTTTTCTCAACCGCTATTTCGAGCCTTATTTGCTGGCAAATAACAAAACAGAAAAGCCTGTTCGTCACATTTCGCTGAATCCTGACCCTGCGGATAAGGTTAGTGATGAGCAGTTCAGAAATATAGCGGAGCAATACATGCAAGAAATGGGTTATGGCAATCAGCCGTATGTGGTATTCAAGCATACCGATATTGAACGCACCCATATACATATCGTAACCACCTGCGTGCAACTCAACGGTGCAAAAATACCGGACAGTTATGATCATCCACGTTCAATGGCTGTATGCAGGAAATTGGAACAGCAATATGATTTGAAGCCCGCTACAGAGCAATACCAGTCAAATAGTGACCGAATTTTTAAATCCGTGGATTATACCAAAGGAGATATAAAAAGCCAAATAGCATCCGTTACCCGCCACTTGCCCAAATATTATCAGTACCAAAGTCTAGGAGCTTACAACGCTTTACTTTCTCTTTTTAATATAACTTCCGAAGAAGTTAAAGGTGAATTACACGGTCAACCAAAACAGGGTTTAGTGTATTTTGCTTTAAATGAGTATGGACAAAAGGCAAGTAATCCGTTCAAGTCTTCACTGTTTGGCAAAGAAGCAGGAATGACCCAGCTTGAAAAACACTTTGAAAAATCAAAGGAAAATATGAAAACCAACCCTGCAAAAGAGGTGCTTAAAAATACTATTGAAGCTGGTATGCATACATCCAATAATGAAACAGATTTTAAGAAGCAGCTATTGGAGCAGGGCATTAATACCGTTGTCCGCAGGAATGATGAAGGTCGTATTTATGGAATGACTTTTATAGACCACGAAAGCCGTACCGTATGGAACGGCTCGCAATTGGGTAAAAATCTATCTGCTAATGTATTTAATAAATGGTGGGATGAACAGGCAATAGAAAATAGGAAGCAAACCACAAATGACAATACAACACATTCAAGCCGCTCATCCCAGAATAATACTAAGGAAGAGTCCGAAACACCACACGAGCTTTTTGATTTTCTGAACAAGGAACAACCTGCCTATAATGAGCCTGATCTGATAGAGGGGTTGGGCAGTCTGCTTCCCGATGTACAGGACGAAGATTACGAGGAACAAGAATTTGCCAATAGAATGAAGAAGAAAAGGAAACGAAAAAGAGGTAAATAG
- the mobC gene encoding conjugal transfer protein MobC encodes MQGEDDLRGLAKIMAFMRAVSIIIVLMHFYWFCFGFFLERGWTLEIIGKILANFNRTAGLFAHNLYTKIFALVLLALSCLGTKGVKNEKITWTKINTALVIGFILFFLNTPLLKLSPFIGTSLYIFTTALGYISLMKAGVWITRLLRTNLMDDVFNNENESFQQETKLMKNEYSVNLPTKFYYKGKWNEGWINVVNPFRATIVLGTPGSGKSYAVVNNYIRQHIEKGFSMYIYDFKFDDLSTIAYNHLLKHRDKYKVQPQFYVINFDDPRKSHRCNPLNPVFMTDISDAYEAAYTIMLNLNRSWIQKQGDFFVESPIILLAAIIWFLKIYDSGKYCTFPHAIELLNKKYSDVFTILTSYPDLENYLSPFMDAWQGGAQDQLQGQIASAKIPLSRMISPQLYWVMTGDDFSLDINNPKEPKILCVGNNPDRQNIYSAALGLYNSRIVKLINKKGQLKSSVIIDELPTIYFRGLDNLIATARSNKVAVCLGFQDYSQLIRDYGDKEAKVIQNTVGNIFSGQVVGETAKNLSERFGKVLQKRQSLTINRNDKSTSISTQLDSLIPASKISTLTQGMFVGAVSDNFDERIEQKIFHSEIVVDNDKVAAETKAFKKIPEILSFNDSHGADNMKEQIEANYKQVKKDVIGIIANEIDRIKNDSNLTHLLKDL; translated from the coding sequence ATGCAAGGAGAAGACGATTTAAGAGGTTTAGCCAAGATTATGGCTTTCATGCGTGCGGTCAGTATCATCATTGTACTGATGCACTTTTACTGGTTCTGCTTTGGTTTCTTTTTGGAGCGTGGCTGGACATTAGAAATAATAGGCAAAATATTAGCCAACTTTAACCGAACGGCGGGGCTTTTTGCTCACAACCTTTACACCAAAATTTTCGCATTGGTATTGCTGGCATTAAGCTGTCTTGGAACCAAAGGTGTAAAGAACGAAAAAATAACATGGACAAAAATAAACACCGCCTTGGTAATTGGTTTTATTCTGTTTTTTCTCAATACACCTTTACTAAAACTGTCTCCCTTTATAGGTACATCTCTCTACATTTTTACTACAGCATTAGGTTACATTTCTTTGATGAAGGCGGGTGTCTGGATTACCAGATTGCTCCGCACGAATTTAATGGATGATGTATTTAATAATGAGAATGAGAGTTTTCAGCAAGAAACCAAACTGATGAAAAACGAATATTCTGTAAACTTACCTACTAAATTTTATTACAAGGGAAAGTGGAATGAAGGCTGGATTAACGTAGTGAATCCTTTCAGGGCAACAATTGTATTAGGCACGCCAGGTTCAGGCAAATCATACGCAGTTGTAAATAATTATATTAGACAGCATATAGAAAAAGGGTTTTCAATGTATATCTATGATTTTAAATTTGACGACCTTTCTACTATTGCATATAACCATTTACTAAAACACCGAGATAAATACAAGGTACAGCCTCAATTTTATGTTATTAATTTTGATGATCCTCGTAAAAGTCATCGTTGCAATCCACTTAACCCGGTTTTTATGACGGATATCTCTGATGCTTATGAAGCTGCTTACACGATTATGTTGAATCTTAATAGAAGCTGGATCCAGAAGCAAGGGGATTTTTTCGTTGAATCACCAATTATTTTGCTGGCAGCAATCATCTGGTTTCTGAAAATCTATGACAGCGGCAAATACTGCACTTTTCCACACGCTATTGAATTACTGAATAAAAAATACTCTGATGTATTCACTATTCTGACGTCTTATCCTGATTTGGAAAATTATTTATCGCCCTTTATGGATGCTTGGCAGGGCGGAGCACAAGACCAACTGCAAGGACAGATTGCTTCTGCTAAAATCCCATTATCAAGAATGATTTCTCCACAATTATATTGGGTAATGACCGGTGACGACTTTTCTCTGGATATCAACAATCCGAAGGAGCCTAAGATTTTATGTGTAGGTAATAATCCAGACCGTCAAAATATTTACTCAGCGGCATTGGGTTTATATAATTCAAGAATTGTGAAACTCATTAATAAAAAAGGACAGTTAAAGAGTTCTGTCATCATCGATGAGTTACCGACAATTTATTTTCGAGGATTGGATAACCTGATTGCAACGGCCAGAAGTAATAAAGTGGCAGTATGTTTAGGCTTTCAAGACTATTCTCAATTAATCCGTGATTATGGAGATAAAGAAGCTAAAGTAATTCAGAACACTGTCGGTAACATTTTTAGTGGTCAGGTAGTGGGAGAAACTGCTAAAAATCTTTCGGAACGTTTCGGGAAAGTGTTGCAAAAACGTCAAAGCTTGACAATTAACAGGAATGATAAATCTACTTCAATATCCACACAGTTAGATAGCTTAATACCTGCATCTAAGATTTCTACACTTACACAAGGAATGTTCGTGGGAGCTGTTTCCGACAATTTTGACGAACGTATTGAACAGAAGATTTTTCATTCTGAAATTGTAGTAGATAACGACAAAGTTGCTGCCGAAACCAAAGCTTTTAAAAAAATACCAGAGATTTTATCTTTTAACGATTCACATGGAGCTGATAATATGAAAGAACAAATTGAAGCTAATTACAAGCAGGTAAAGAAAGATGTTATAGGTATTATTGCAAATGAAATAGATCGAATCAAGAATGATTCTAATTTAACGCACTTACTTAAAGACCTATAG